One Actinosynnema pretiosum DNA segment encodes these proteins:
- a CDS encoding SdrD B-like domain-containing protein, whose amino-acid sequence MPAARGAHRFAVVAAIALLVLGVLWWDVPGVLRAVGTGSITGQAYVDANDDGVRQGGETALADLPVRLTGRRDSCPVGEQPDCAASATTTTSATGEFAFTGLEAGLYSVTAARPAGYADGKSAAGAAGGSVSAPNQISGIRVDSGASATGYSFGMRIGAVTGTAWVDNNANGTIEDDEHEWLEDVTVTLVKPDETPVATTTTSTTGNYSFDAVLPGDYVVRATLPAGYGAASPTSVPFALASGQGRHVDFSMVKGALGDFVWLDADRDGLQGTGEDGVPGIAVELHRAPGGVVDSQLTDANGEYYFVGLDEGTYFIRVVKPTGTVFTQRDKSATVGSHVDADGYSSPVEIKVENSGITQDMTLDAGFYELAPGETPPTTTTTAPTTTTTTPTTTTTPPSTTTTTPTPTTTPTTTTTPTTTTGPTTTTGATTSTTSPTTTAPTTSTTTTPPRTDLGVQFAVDNPKPAVGDKVTFTTVVVNRGTTPVEGSRVTITLPDGLRPETGTGQNLRRALLAQSGWTCQATGRQLVCANPATVQPGASFEPLTVVTTATAPVLPQATTVAVALYDGTPDDNPDNDGTTPVLATPSTTAPTPGVVTELLPTRQPSTTPLATTGRPAHALLLTALVLMVLGAGLLVTTRKPATGGRHRAARRSD is encoded by the coding sequence ATGCCCGCTGCACGGGGCGCGCACCGCTTCGCGGTGGTCGCGGCGATCGCGCTGCTCGTCCTCGGCGTCCTGTGGTGGGACGTGCCGGGCGTGCTGCGCGCGGTCGGCACCGGTTCGATCACCGGACAGGCGTACGTGGACGCGAACGACGACGGCGTCCGGCAGGGCGGTGAGACCGCGCTGGCCGACCTGCCCGTCCGGCTCACCGGCAGGCGCGACAGCTGCCCGGTGGGCGAGCAGCCCGACTGCGCGGCGTCCGCGACCACGACCACGTCCGCGACCGGCGAGTTCGCCTTCACCGGCTTGGAGGCGGGCCTGTACTCGGTCACCGCCGCCCGGCCCGCCGGGTACGCCGACGGCAAGTCCGCGGCGGGCGCGGCGGGCGGCTCGGTGAGCGCCCCGAACCAGATCAGCGGCATCCGGGTCGACAGCGGCGCGTCCGCCACCGGGTACTCGTTCGGCATGAGGATCGGGGCCGTCACCGGCACCGCGTGGGTGGACAACAACGCCAACGGCACGATCGAGGACGACGAGCACGAGTGGCTGGAGGACGTGACCGTCACGCTCGTGAAGCCCGACGAGACCCCGGTCGCGACCACGACCACCTCCACCACCGGCAACTACAGCTTCGACGCCGTCCTGCCCGGTGACTACGTCGTGCGGGCGACGCTGCCCGCGGGCTACGGCGCGGCCTCGCCCACCTCGGTGCCGTTCGCGCTGGCGTCCGGGCAGGGCAGGCACGTGGACTTCTCGATGGTCAAGGGCGCGCTGGGCGACTTCGTGTGGCTCGACGCCGACCGCGACGGGCTCCAGGGGACCGGTGAGGACGGGGTGCCCGGCATCGCCGTCGAGCTGCACCGCGCACCGGGCGGGGTCGTCGACAGCCAGCTCACCGACGCCAACGGCGAGTACTACTTCGTGGGGCTGGACGAGGGCACGTACTTCATCCGAGTGGTCAAGCCGACCGGAACGGTGTTCACCCAGCGCGACAAGTCCGCCACGGTCGGGTCGCACGTCGACGCGGACGGGTACTCGTCACCGGTCGAGATCAAGGTCGAGAACAGCGGGATCACCCAGGACATGACCCTGGACGCGGGCTTCTACGAGCTCGCGCCGGGCGAGACCCCGCCGACCACGACCACGACCGCTCCGACGACGACCACCACGACACCGACCACCACGACGACGCCGCCGAGCACGACCACCACCACGCCGACACCGACCACCACACCGACGACGACCACCACACCGACGACGACCACGGGCCCGACGACCACGACTGGCGCGACCACCTCCACCACGTCGCCCACCACGACCGCCCCCACCACGTCCACCACCACGACCCCGCCGCGCACCGACCTGGGCGTGCAGTTCGCCGTGGACAACCCGAAGCCCGCCGTGGGCGACAAGGTCACGTTCACCACCGTGGTCGTCAACCGGGGCACCACGCCGGTGGAGGGCTCGCGCGTGACGATCACCCTGCCGGACGGCCTGCGCCCCGAGACCGGGACAGGTCAGAACCTGCGCAGGGCGCTGCTGGCCCAGTCCGGCTGGACCTGCCAGGCGACCGGCCGGCAGCTGGTCTGCGCGAACCCGGCCACCGTCCAGCCGGGCGCCTCGTTCGAGCCGCTGACCGTGGTGACGACCGCGACGGCCCCGGTCCTGCCGCAGGCGACCACGGTCGCGGTGGCCCTGTACGACGGCACCCCCGACGACAACCCGGACAACGACGGCACGACCCCGGTCCTCGCCACCCCGAGCACGACCGCTCCGACCCCCGGTGTGGTGACCGAGCTGCTCCCGACCCGGCAGCCCTCCACGACCCCCCTGGCCACCACGGGCCGCCCGGCGCACGCGCTCCTGCTGACGGCCCTGGTCCTGATGGTCCTGGGCGCGGGCCTGCTGGTCACCACCCGCAAGCCCGCCACCGGAGGCCGCCACCGCGCGGCGCGCCGCAGCGACTGA
- a CDS encoding TetR/AcrR family transcriptional regulator: METRGYTSPLREEAAARTRERVLRAAAELFAEGGYARTSVAAIARAAGVAVNTVYTSVGGKSALLLAMVDDGVADEAVRATTAALTSATSAAEVLRLVARGTSVTRDRRELTLSVLLDNRDAHPDVAEAARVAEAEVRARFAEAADRMLELGGLREGVGGEELRRALWFYFGFPAWRVVRAEGLSWDDGAAWLCGQASDSLLAR, from the coding sequence GTGGAGACCCGTGGCTACACCTCCCCCCTCCGCGAGGAGGCGGCGGCCCGAACCCGCGAGCGGGTGCTGCGCGCCGCCGCCGAGCTGTTCGCCGAGGGCGGGTACGCGCGCACCAGCGTGGCGGCGATCGCGCGCGCCGCCGGGGTCGCGGTGAACACCGTGTACACCAGCGTCGGCGGCAAGTCCGCGCTGCTCCTGGCCATGGTCGACGACGGCGTCGCGGACGAGGCGGTCCGCGCGACCACCGCCGCGCTGACGTCCGCGACCAGCGCCGCCGAGGTGCTGCGCCTGGTCGCGCGGGGCACCTCGGTGACCAGGGACCGCCGGGAGCTGACGCTGTCCGTGCTGCTGGACAACCGGGACGCGCACCCCGACGTCGCCGAGGCCGCGCGGGTGGCCGAGGCCGAGGTCAGGGCGCGGTTCGCGGAGGCGGCGGACCGGATGCTGGAGCTGGGCGGGCTGCGCGAGGGGGTGGGGGGCGAGGAGCTGCGGCGGGCGCTGTGGTTCTACTTCGGCTTCCCGGCGTGGCGGGTGGTGCGGGCGGAGGGCCTGTCCTGGGACGACGGCGCGGCGTGGCTGTGCGGCCAGGCGTCGGACTCGCTGCTGGCCCGCTGA
- a CDS encoding RICIN domain-containing protein: MSVNKSGHDNTANGAPVAQWDCWNGAVQQWALRGSGSGTSQLVTVASGLCLSNEDAGQGLGVAGIKDTASRSTARTRSGSTTTRSRG; this comes from the coding sequence GTGAGCGTTAACAAGAGCGGGCACGACAACACCGCCAACGGCGCGCCGGTCGCGCAGTGGGACTGCTGGAACGGGGCCGTGCAGCAGTGGGCGCTGCGCGGGTCCGGGTCCGGGACCTCCCAGCTGGTGACCGTGGCCAGCGGGTTGTGCCTGTCGAACGAGGACGCCGGGCAGGGCCTGGGCGTGGCCGGGATCAAGGACACGGCATCCAGATCGACAGCTCGAACAAGGTCTGGATCGACCACAACACGATCACGCGGATGA
- the cobF gene encoding precorrin-6A synthase (deacetylating) yields MAGSFRAERVVLVRAQVEVVGIGAGDPGHVTVAAVDALRRADVVFFLDKPGEARELSDLREAILATHVPGGGYRVVRAEDPPRDRAADGYADAVVDWRVRRADVCERLIAEHLGEGEVGAFLVWGDPALYDSIIAVVEDVRARGTTEFDVRVIPGISSVSALAARHATTLNQVAGAVQITTGRRLAAGWPQDADDVVVMLDARNAFLEHQDEPGVTIHWGAYVGTEDEILIAGPLAEVAERIVETRERARAEKGWIMDTYLLRRTR; encoded by the coding sequence ATGGCCGGGTCTTTCCGAGCGGAACGGGTGGTGCTGGTGCGCGCGCAGGTCGAGGTCGTCGGGATCGGCGCCGGGGACCCCGGTCACGTCACGGTGGCGGCGGTGGACGCCCTGCGCCGCGCCGACGTGGTGTTCTTCCTGGACAAGCCGGGGGAGGCGCGCGAGCTGTCCGACCTGCGCGAGGCCATCCTGGCCACCCACGTCCCCGGCGGCGGCTACCGCGTGGTCCGCGCCGAGGACCCGCCCAGGGACCGCGCCGCCGACGGCTACGCCGACGCGGTGGTGGACTGGCGGGTGCGGCGGGCCGACGTGTGCGAGCGGCTGATCGCGGAGCACCTGGGGGAGGGCGAGGTCGGGGCGTTCCTGGTGTGGGGCGACCCGGCGCTGTACGACAGCATCATCGCGGTCGTGGAGGACGTCCGGGCGCGCGGCACGACGGAGTTCGACGTGCGGGTGATCCCCGGCATCAGCAGTGTCTCCGCGCTGGCGGCCAGGCACGCGACGACGCTGAACCAGGTGGCGGGCGCGGTGCAGATCACCACCGGCAGGCGCCTGGCGGCCGGGTGGCCGCAGGACGCGGACGACGTGGTGGTGATGCTGGACGCCCGCAACGCGTTCCTGGAGCACCAGGACGAGCCGGGCGTGACGATCCACTGGGGCGCGTACGTGGGCACCGAGGACGAGATCCTGATCGCCGGGCCGCTGGCGGAGGTCGCGGAGCGGATCGTGGAGACGCGGGAGCGCGCGCGGGCGGAGAAGGGCTGGATCATGGACACCTACCTGCTGCGCCGCACGCGCTGA
- a CDS encoding FAD-dependent oxidoreductase produces the protein MNSSGRVVVVGAGPVGLWLAAELALGGARPVVLEREPERSPHSKALGLHPRTLEVLALRGVEDGFLRDGGRTPGWHFGMLPTRLDFSGLPTPFPFLLTQPQARTEHLLEQRARALGVEVLRGHEVTGLDQDADGVVLRVAGRPDVRAEHVVGADGAGSAVRAAAGIEFPGTESTHFGFLGDVLLTDPPAPGASWHNEHGALMAAPLPDGRVRLVGYDPRAGREPLTLDGLRAVARRVAGTDFGAHSPSWLSRFGNATKVAARYREGRVLLAGDAAHRNFPAGGVGLNVGVQDAMNLGWKLAAVLTGRAGEELLDGYHAERWPVGAQLAEHTRAQTVLITGVSPEGQALRKLLSELLAGDRALVETLAAKLSGLDVAYPDPAGRPAVGARVPLREGLFEHFHPGAPVLLTTGATGPVAGVAAARVRPDDLPWSGVAAALVRPDGHVWRAFEDADDRGAIEAAVRELWPPVA, from the coding sequence ATGAATTCCTCGGGCAGGGTCGTCGTGGTCGGCGCCGGGCCGGTCGGGCTGTGGCTGGCGGCCGAGCTGGCGCTGGGCGGGGCGCGCCCGGTCGTGCTGGAGCGCGAGCCGGAGCGGTCGCCGCACTCCAAGGCGCTCGGGCTGCACCCCCGCACCCTGGAGGTGCTGGCGCTGCGCGGGGTCGAGGACGGGTTCCTGCGCGACGGCGGTCGCACGCCCGGCTGGCACTTCGGGATGCTGCCGACCCGCCTGGACTTCAGCGGCCTGCCCACCCCGTTCCCGTTCCTGCTCACCCAGCCGCAGGCGCGGACCGAGCACCTGCTGGAGCAGCGGGCGCGGGCGCTGGGCGTGGAGGTGCTGCGCGGGCACGAGGTGACCGGGCTGGACCAGGACGCCGACGGGGTCGTGCTCCGCGTCGCCGGGCGGCCGGACGTGCGCGCCGAGCACGTCGTGGGCGCGGACGGGGCGGGCAGCGCGGTGCGCGCGGCAGCCGGGATCGAGTTCCCCGGCACCGAGTCCACGCACTTCGGGTTCCTCGGCGACGTGCTGCTGACCGACCCGCCAGCCCCCGGCGCGAGCTGGCACAACGAGCACGGCGCCCTCATGGCCGCGCCGCTGCCGGACGGCCGGGTCAGGCTGGTCGGCTACGACCCCCGCGCCGGGCGCGAGCCGCTGACCCTGGACGGGCTGCGCGCGGTCGCCCGGCGCGTCGCGGGCACCGACTTCGGGGCGCACTCCCCCTCGTGGCTGTCGCGGTTCGGCAACGCCACCAAGGTCGCGGCGCGCTACCGGGAGGGGCGGGTGCTGCTGGCAGGCGACGCGGCGCACCGGAACTTCCCGGCGGGCGGGGTGGGGCTGAACGTGGGCGTGCAGGACGCGATGAACCTGGGCTGGAAGCTGGCGGCGGTGCTGACCGGGCGGGCCGGGGAGGAGCTGCTGGACGGCTACCACGCCGAGCGGTGGCCGGTGGGCGCGCAACTGGCGGAGCACACCAGGGCGCAGACGGTGCTGATCACCGGGGTGTCGCCGGAGGGGCAGGCGCTGCGGAAGCTGCTCTCGGAGCTGCTGGCGGGCGACCGGGCGCTGGTGGAGACGCTGGCGGCGAAGCTGTCGGGACTGGACGTGGCGTACCCGGACCCGGCCGGGCGCCCGGCGGTGGGGGCGCGGGTCCCGCTGCGGGAGGGGCTGTTCGAGCACTTCCACCCCGGGGCGCCGGTGCTGCTGACGACCGGCGCGACCGGCCCGGTGGCCGGGGTGGCGGCGGCGCGGGTGAGGCCGGACGACCTGCCGTGGAGCGGGGTGGCGGCGGCCCTGGTCCGGCCGGACGGGCACGTGTGGCGGGCGTTCGAGGACGCGGACGACCGGGGCGCGATCGAGGCGGCGGTCCGGGAGCTGTGGCCCCCGGTCGCCTGA
- a CDS encoding S8 family peptidase, translated as MPLRRSLSAGVVAAVVAAVLTASTAAAGPKAGRDAPGATATSTTATSTTPTDGHRAHGVVTLLTGDVVTVDGDDVRVTPGAGREEIVFHRSGFRDALHVIPSDVAADVASGRLDRALFDVAGLIAQGYDDARTDHLPLIVTGAPDAVRPAGDAVRELPSVDGYALDAPKSRPLPASAVDQVPGRIWLDAKARATLDRTAAQIGAPAAWASGLTGAGARVAVLDTGVDAAHPDLAGAVVESANFGDSADAGDRNGHGTHVASTITGSGRYRGIAPDAGILNGKVLDDRGSGAYSWIIAGMEWAAARADVVTMSLGAPASEDDPLARALDRLTAETGALFVVAAGNSGPHAATVRSPGAAASALTVGAVDRDDVLAPFSSHGPNADERVLKPDITAPGVDVVAAEAGTPGGHVAMSGTSMAAPHVAGAAAVLAQQHPDWRAQQLKAALMGTAVDPKGATAYEQGAGRVDLARATTTPLQADPPSLGLGTLRFPHDDGEQPPPRTVTYRNTGDQSEEVALTAVLRDPSGAELPGAVSVSPASVTVPAGGSAEVVVTTALPADSPLGAYSGVLLAGDDVRVPIGLTREPEMRDLPIRVLDHEGGPARRYASWLLNTATGDQYWPYDPSGSTTVRLPVGDYLMSTMVSLDEKTTLFVEPALRIGASSVLELDARRGVPARVALDEPGAVPAMVGAFLSMDVLGGRARTSGFGYDPENVLFVPSDTTSEAAETTLEHALVPPEGFTGLPYQYALKWAVEGGVPHDLSREFHKRDLAHVNATAASAGSGTVVRHQFLTELATPHAILLHYSPDVPWRHGTELRSEQGGSGRGFQEQAKDVVYRKGQVLDESWYRGVLGPAFPEVGEGDLPHAARRGDRFLYRVPLFTDQSANHRGGRDHITERVLLTRDGEVLLDELRQAGHLLAQLPETAGDYELSVDAAGGAGFDLSTRVSAKWRFHSERTLAEEAAPLLAVRFAPDLDQRNRAPRGRVTIPVSVQRNGSADVSDVRRPGVGVSYDDGRTWRAAPVSGRDGEWSVTTASPPGAMFASLRASTSDSSGNSVEQTVIRAYALR; from the coding sequence ATGCCTCTCCGGAGATCGCTCTCCGCCGGGGTGGTGGCGGCGGTCGTGGCAGCGGTGCTCACCGCCTCCACGGCTGCGGCGGGCCCCAAGGCCGGTCGGGACGCGCCGGGCGCCACCGCGACCAGCACCACCGCGACCAGCACCACCCCGACCGACGGCCACCGGGCGCACGGCGTGGTGACCCTCCTGACCGGCGACGTCGTCACCGTCGACGGCGACGACGTCCGGGTCACCCCCGGCGCGGGCCGGGAGGAGATCGTGTTCCACCGCTCCGGCTTCCGGGACGCCCTGCACGTGATTCCCTCCGACGTGGCGGCGGACGTCGCCTCGGGCAGGCTGGACCGCGCCCTGTTCGACGTCGCAGGCCTGATCGCCCAGGGCTACGACGACGCCCGCACCGACCACCTGCCGCTGATCGTCACCGGCGCGCCCGACGCCGTCCGCCCCGCCGGGGACGCGGTGCGCGAGCTGCCCAGCGTCGACGGCTACGCGCTCGACGCCCCCAAGTCCCGCCCGCTGCCCGCCTCCGCCGTCGATCAGGTCCCCGGCCGGATCTGGTTGGACGCCAAGGCCCGCGCCACCCTGGACCGCACCGCCGCCCAGATCGGCGCGCCCGCCGCGTGGGCCTCGGGCCTGACCGGCGCGGGCGCCAGGGTGGCGGTCCTGGACACCGGGGTCGACGCGGCCCACCCGGACCTGGCGGGCGCGGTCGTGGAGTCCGCGAACTTCGGCGACAGCGCCGACGCGGGCGACCGCAACGGCCACGGCACGCACGTCGCCTCCACCATCACCGGTTCCGGCCGGTACCGGGGGATCGCGCCGGACGCGGGGATCCTCAACGGCAAGGTCCTGGACGACCGCGGCAGCGGCGCCTACTCGTGGATCATCGCCGGGATGGAGTGGGCCGCGGCCCGCGCCGACGTGGTCACCATGAGCCTGGGCGCCCCCGCGAGCGAGGACGACCCGCTGGCCCGCGCGCTCGACCGGCTCACCGCCGAGACCGGCGCGCTGTTCGTGGTCGCGGCGGGCAACTCCGGTCCGCACGCCGCCACGGTCCGCAGCCCCGGCGCCGCGGCCTCCGCGCTGACCGTGGGCGCGGTCGACCGGGACGACGTGCTGGCCCCGTTCTCCTCGCACGGCCCCAACGCCGACGAGCGCGTGCTCAAGCCGGACATCACCGCGCCCGGCGTCGACGTCGTGGCGGCCGAGGCGGGCACGCCGGGCGGGCACGTCGCCATGTCCGGCACCTCGATGGCCGCCCCGCACGTCGCGGGCGCCGCCGCGGTCCTGGCGCAGCAGCACCCGGACTGGCGGGCCCAGCAGCTCAAGGCCGCCCTGATGGGCACGGCCGTCGACCCGAAGGGCGCGACCGCCTACGAGCAGGGCGCGGGCCGCGTCGACCTGGCCCGAGCCACCACCACCCCGCTCCAGGCCGACCCGCCGTCGCTGGGCCTGGGGACCCTGCGCTTCCCGCACGACGACGGCGAGCAACCACCCCCGCGCACCGTCACCTACCGCAACACCGGGGACCAGTCGGAGGAGGTCGCGCTGACCGCCGTCCTGCGCGACCCCTCCGGCGCCGAGCTCCCCGGCGCGGTCTCGGTGTCCCCGGCGTCGGTCACCGTCCCGGCGGGCGGCTCCGCCGAGGTCGTCGTCACCACCGCCCTGCCCGCCGACTCGCCGCTCGGCGCGTACAGCGGCGTGCTGCTCGCGGGCGACGACGTGCGCGTCCCGATCGGGCTGACCCGTGAGCCGGAGATGCGCGACCTGCCGATCCGGGTGCTCGACCACGAGGGCGGGCCCGCGCGGAGGTACGCGTCCTGGCTGCTCAACACCGCCACCGGCGACCAGTACTGGCCGTACGACCCGTCCGGCTCCACCACCGTCCGGCTGCCCGTCGGCGACTACCTGATGTCCACGATGGTCTCCCTGGACGAGAAGACCACCCTGTTCGTCGAGCCCGCCCTGCGGATCGGCGCCTCCTCGGTGCTGGAGCTGGACGCCCGGCGCGGCGTGCCTGCGCGGGTCGCGCTGGACGAACCCGGCGCGGTCCCCGCCATGGTCGGCGCGTTCCTCTCCATGGACGTGCTGGGCGGGCGGGCGCGCACGAGCGGCTTCGGCTACGACCCCGAGAACGTGCTCTTCGTGCCGTCGGACACCACCTCCGAGGCGGCCGAGACCACCCTGGAGCACGCGCTGGTCCCACCCGAGGGGTTCACCGGCCTGCCCTACCAGTACGCGCTGAAGTGGGCCGTCGAGGGCGGTGTTCCGCACGACCTGAGCCGGGAGTTCCACAAGCGGGACCTGGCGCACGTGAACGCCACCGCGGCCTCCGCGGGCAGCGGGACCGTGGTGCGGCACCAGTTCCTCACCGAGCTGGCCACGCCGCACGCGATCCTGCTGCACTACAGCCCGGACGTGCCGTGGCGGCACGGGACGGAGCTCCGCTCCGAGCAGGGCGGCAGCGGCAGGGGCTTCCAGGAGCAGGCGAAGGACGTGGTCTACCGCAAGGGCCAGGTGCTGGACGAGTCCTGGTACCGGGGTGTGCTCGGCCCGGCGTTCCCGGAGGTCGGCGAGGGGGACCTGCCCCACGCCGCCCGCCGGGGTGACCGGTTCCTCTACCGGGTTCCGCTGTTCACCGACCAGAGCGCCAACCACCGGGGCGGTCGGGACCACATCACCGAGCGCGTCCTGCTCACCCGCGACGGGGAGGTGCTGCTGGACGAGCTGCGGCAGGCCGGGCACCTGCTGGCGCAGCTGCCCGAGACCGCGGGGGACTACGAGCTGAGCGTCGACGCGGCAGGCGGCGCCGGGTTCGACCTGTCCACGCGGGTGAGCGCGAAGTGGCGCTTCCACTCCGAGCGGACCCTGGCGGAGGAGGCGGCGCCGCTGCTGGCGGTGCGGTTCGCGCCTGACCTGGACCAGCGCAACCGGGCGCCGCGCGGCCGGGTCACGATCCCGGTGTCCGTGCAGCGCAACGGGAGCGCGGACGTGTCGGACGTGCGCAGGCCGGGCGTGGGGGTCTCGTACGACGACGGCAGGACCTGGCGGGCGGCCCCGGTGAGCGGCCGGGACGGCGAGTGGTCGGTGACGACCGCGAGCCCGCCGGGGGCGATGTTCGCGTCGCTGCGGGCGTCCACTTCGGACTCGTCCGGGAACTCGGTGGAGCAGACCGTGATCCGGGCGTACGCGTTGCGCTGA
- a CDS encoding Fur family transcriptional regulator — MPTSAEFQQLLRDASLRVTAPRIAVLSAVHAHPHADTDSIIGVVRGALGAVSHQAVYDVLRALTGAGLLRRIEPPGSVARYEARVGDNHHHVVCRACGAIADVDCSVGQAPCLTASNSHGFVIDEAEVVYRGLCPDCASTR, encoded by the coding sequence GTGCCCACGTCCGCCGAGTTCCAGCAACTGCTCCGCGACGCCTCGCTGCGGGTCACCGCGCCGAGGATCGCCGTGCTGTCCGCGGTGCACGCCCACCCCCACGCCGACACCGACTCGATCATCGGCGTGGTCCGGGGGGCGCTCGGCGCCGTGTCGCACCAGGCCGTGTACGACGTGCTCCGCGCGCTCACCGGCGCGGGCCTGCTGCGCCGCATCGAGCCGCCCGGCTCGGTCGCGCGGTACGAGGCCCGCGTCGGCGACAACCACCACCACGTCGTGTGCCGGGCCTGCGGGGCCATAGCCGACGTGGACTGCTCGGTCGGCCAGGCCCCCTGCCTCACCGCCTCGAACTCCCACGGCTTCGTCATCGACGAGGCCGAGGTGGTCTACCGGGGCCTGTGCCCCGACTGCGCCTCCACGCGCTGA
- the katG gene encoding catalase/peroxidase HPI: MSDSPNAVVGDMNVEEAGGCPVAHGRFSHPTEGGSNRDWWPNQLNLAILRKHSPVADPMGGDFDYAAEFATLDLDALAADVDALLTTSQDWWPADFGHYGPLMIRMAWHSAGTYRTHDGRGGAGAGMQRFAPLNSWPDNGNLDKARRLLWPVKRKYGRKISWADLMIFAGNRALETMGFKTFGFAGGRADVWEPDQDVYWGPERTWLGDERYTGDRELENPLAAVQMGLIYVNPEGPNGNPDPLASARDIRETFGRMAMNDEETVALIAGGHTFGKTHGAADPNVHVGPEPEGASLEEQGLGWKNTFGSGRGRDTITSGLEVTWTPTPTRWSNWFFHNLFTYEWEVTKSPAGAWQWKPKNNAAQGTVPDPESGELNRAPSMLTSDIALREDPEYGKISRRFYENPAEFADAFARAWFKLTHRDMGPIQRYLGPLVPQEELLWQDRLPVVEHELVDADDVAELKRRVLDSGLSISQLVSAAWASASTFRASDKRGGANGARVRLEPQRGWEANDPESLAKVLQKLEEIKEAFDSAQTGGKKVSLADLIVLAGSAAVEQAAKDAGLDLHVPVTVGRADASQEQTDVESFSAMEPTADGFRNYLRPGHKLPAEYLLLDRANLLDLSAPEMTVLVGGLRVLGANQGQSELGVLTTAPQTLTNDFFVNLLDMAVEWKPAAAGDGTYAAHDRATGEVRWTGSRVDLLFGSNSELRAVAEVYASDDAKEKFARDFAAAWSKVMDLDRYDLV; the protein is encoded by the coding sequence GTGTCCGACAGCCCCAACGCCGTCGTCGGTGACATGAACGTCGAGGAGGCGGGCGGCTGCCCCGTCGCCCACGGCCGCTTCTCGCACCCGACCGAGGGCGGGAGCAACCGCGACTGGTGGCCCAACCAGCTCAACCTCGCCATCCTGCGCAAGCACTCCCCCGTGGCCGACCCCATGGGCGGCGACTTCGACTACGCGGCCGAGTTCGCCACGCTCGACCTGGACGCGCTGGCCGCCGACGTGGACGCCCTGCTGACCACCTCGCAGGACTGGTGGCCCGCGGACTTCGGCCACTACGGCCCGCTGATGATCCGCATGGCCTGGCACAGCGCGGGCACCTACCGCACCCACGACGGCCGCGGCGGCGCGGGCGCCGGGATGCAGCGGTTCGCGCCGCTGAACAGCTGGCCGGACAACGGGAACCTGGACAAGGCGCGCCGCCTGCTGTGGCCGGTCAAGCGCAAGTACGGCCGCAAGATCTCCTGGGCCGATCTGATGATCTTCGCGGGCAACCGCGCGCTGGAGACCATGGGCTTCAAGACCTTCGGCTTCGCCGGTGGCCGCGCGGACGTGTGGGAGCCCGACCAGGACGTGTACTGGGGCCCCGAGCGCACCTGGCTGGGCGACGAGCGCTACACCGGCGACCGCGAGCTGGAGAACCCGCTCGCCGCCGTGCAGATGGGCCTGATCTACGTCAACCCCGAGGGCCCCAACGGCAACCCGGACCCGCTGGCCTCGGCCCGCGACATCCGCGAGACGTTCGGCCGCATGGCGATGAACGACGAGGAGACCGTCGCCCTCATCGCGGGCGGCCACACCTTCGGCAAGACCCACGGCGCCGCCGACCCGAACGTCCACGTCGGCCCCGAGCCCGAGGGCGCCTCGCTGGAGGAGCAGGGCCTGGGCTGGAAGAACACCTTCGGCTCCGGCCGTGGCCGCGACACGATCACCAGCGGCCTGGAGGTCACCTGGACCCCCACGCCGACCCGGTGGAGCAACTGGTTCTTCCACAACCTCTTCACCTACGAGTGGGAGGTCACCAAGAGCCCGGCGGGCGCCTGGCAGTGGAAGCCGAAGAACAACGCCGCGCAGGGCACCGTGCCGGACCCGGAGTCCGGTGAGCTCAACCGCGCGCCGTCCATGCTGACCTCGGACATCGCGCTGCGCGAGGACCCGGAGTACGGCAAGATCTCGCGCCGCTTCTACGAGAACCCGGCCGAGTTCGCCGACGCGTTCGCCCGCGCCTGGTTCAAGCTGACCCACCGCGACATGGGCCCGATCCAGCGCTACCTCGGCCCGCTGGTGCCGCAGGAGGAGCTGCTCTGGCAGGACCGCCTGCCGGTGGTCGAGCACGAGCTGGTCGACGCCGACGACGTGGCCGAGCTCAAGCGCCGCGTCCTCGACTCCGGCCTGTCGATCTCGCAGCTGGTGTCGGCGGCGTGGGCGTCGGCCTCGACGTTCCGCGCCAGCGACAAGCGCGGTGGCGCGAACGGCGCCCGCGTGCGCCTGGAGCCGCAGCGCGGCTGGGAGGCCAACGACCCCGAGTCGCTGGCGAAGGTGCTGCAGAAGCTGGAGGAGATCAAGGAGGCCTTCGACTCGGCGCAGACCGGCGGCAAGAAGGTCTCGCTGGCCGACCTGATCGTGCTGGCCGGTTCGGCCGCCGTCGAGCAGGCCGCCAAGGACGCGGGCCTGGACCTGCACGTGCCGGTCACCGTGGGCCGCGCGGACGCCTCGCAGGAGCAGACCGACGTCGAGTCGTTCTCCGCGATGGAGCCGACCGCCGACGGCTTCCGCAACTACCTGCGCCCCGGCCACAAGCTGCCCGCCGAGTACCTGCTGCTGGACCGGGCGAACCTGCTGGACCTGAGCGCGCCGGAGATGACCGTGCTGGTCGGCGGTCTGCGCGTGCTGGGCGCCAACCAGGGCCAGTCGGAGCTGGGCGTGCTCACCACCGCGCCGCAGACCCTCACGAACGACTTCTTCGTGAACCTGCTGGACATGGCGGTCGAGTGGAAGCCCGCCGCCGCCGGTGACGGCACCTACGCCGCCCACGACCGCGCCACCGGCGAGGTCAGGTGGACCGGCAGCCGCGTGGACCTGCTGTTCGGCTCGAACTCGGAGCTGCGCGCGGTCGCCGAGGTGTACGCGAGCGACGACGCGAAGGAGAAGTTCGCCCGCGACTTCGCCGCCGCGTGGTCCAAGGTCATGGACCTGGACCGGTACGACCTGGTCTGA